GTCGCAAAGCCGCGCTCGCCGCTGCGGGCCAGCTCCTCGAGTTTCGCCTGTGTCTGCGCGAGCAGGGTGTCCACGGCGGCCTCGGCGTGTTCGGGCGCGATGCGGTCGAAGGGAATGCGGAAGCCGACGTTCAGCAGCGGGTTGCTGACGCCGGTCGGCTCGGTCTGGGTTGCAGTCATCACTGACGAGTATAGAAGGGTGGCGTGCGGCGAATGTAGGCACATTGGCGCAGGTGCGGAGGAGATGAAAAAACCGGAGGTGCCCAGGTGGGCGCCTCCGGTCAGGGATGGTGTGGGATTACCAGCGGTCGTCGCGGCGGCCACCGCCGTACTCGCTGACGGGCGCGGCCTTGGTGACCACGATGTTCTTGGCCTGCGGGCCCTTGCCGCGCTGACCTTCTTCCACTTCGAACTCGACTTCATCGCCCTCGTTGAGCTTCTTGAAGCCGGTGCTCTGGATGGCGCTGAAGTGCGCGAACACGTCGGGGCTCCCTTCCGTCTGAATGAAACCGAAGCCCTTCTCCGCGTTAAACCATTTCACTTTACCTACAGCCATGTTCAACTCCTTAGTCTCCAAAGGCACGAAGAGACGCACAGAAACCTTGTGCGCCCCTTACTCACTGCGTACCCAGGAAAACTATGGGGTCAGTGTAGGCCCCCGCCCCCCTCTCAATTGAAAGCCGCTTCACAGTTGATAGGGGTGGTGATGGGGGGCCGGGATCAGGCTGGGGCTTAGGCTGTGTTGCATGGGTGTTCTGAGCGAGTCGCTGAGCCTGCAGCTGCAGCTGCTGTTTCCCCTGCTGGTCGCCGCGCTGCTGGGAGGGCTGGTCGGCTGGGAGCGCGAGGGACCTCGGCGCGGCGCGGGCCTGCGCACCCACATGCTGGTCGGCGTGAGCGCCGCGCTGTTCGTGGAGCTGGCCGGGCAGATGATCCGGCTGTACCTGTCGGTGGGTGGGGGCGTGCGATTCGATCTGGCCGGGGTGCTGGGCGCGGTGGTGAGTGGCGTGAGTTTCCTGGGGGCCGGCACGATCTTCTTCGCGGGGCCGGAACGGGGAACGCGCGGCCTCACCACGGCCGCGAGCCTGCTCTCGACCGCCGGGGTGGGAGTCGCCTGCGGTCTGGAGCTGTTCGTGCTGGCGGGCGGCGCGACCCTGCTCTTCCTGTTCATCCTGCGCCCGCTGCACGCCGTGGAGCGCCGCTGGCTCGCGCGGGTCCGCGACGATGGTCCGGGCATGCCGGACTGAGCGGCGGGGCAGGCCGGTCCTGCCTTGCACCGCCCACAATATTGTATACAATATCCACAATGACCTCCTTCGAGCGTCCCACCCTGGTCCGCGACGGCGTCTACGAACACCTGCGCCGCGCCGTGCTGGACGGCGACCTCGCCCCCGGCGAACGCCTGGGCGAGGTTGAACTCGGCGCGCAGCTCGGCGTGTCCCGCACCCCCATCCGCGAGGCCCTGATGCGCCTCACGCAGGACGGCCTGCTCGTCGCCGAGGCAAACAAGGGCGTGCGCGTCCGCACCCTCAGCGCCACCGAGGCCCGCGACACCTACGTCGTCCGCGAGGAACTCGACGGCCTGGCCGCCGCGCTCGCCGCGCAGCACCACACCCCCACCGACGCCGCCGCCCTGCGCGCCGCCCTGGATGACCTGCACGCCGCGCCCGGCAGCGACTACCGCGCCCAGACCCGCCTGGACCTCGCCTTCCACCGCGCCATCACGCACGCCGCGCACAACGCCGCCCTGAACGACCTGAACCGCGACCTCGAACAGCGCGTCGCGCTCATCAAGCACCAGACCCGCACGTACAACGCCCACCCGCAGACCGACGCCCAGCACGCCGCCCTGCTGGACGCCATTCTCGCCCGTGACCACGACGCCGCGCGGAACGCCGCCCGCACGCACGTCCGCACCTTCGCCGCCCTCGTCCTGAACGACCTTCAACCCAGGAGCACCCCATGATCGACCAGCTGTACCGCAAAGCCGTCCTGACCGTCGCCGGGCAGAAAACCATCGAGAACGCCGTCCGCGCCCGCGGCTGGGGCATGGCGCAGCGTTTCGTCGCCGGGGAAACCCCCCAGACCGCCATCCAGGCCGTCCACGACCTGAAGAAAGACGGCATCATGGCGAACCTCGACCTGCTGGGCGAATTCATCGAGAGCCCCGCGCAGTGCACGCAGTTCGCCGACAACGTCATCACCATGCTCGACGCCGCGCACGCCGACGGCATCACGCCCTACGTCAGCATCAAGCTCTCCAGCGTCGGCCAGGGCAAGACCGTGGATGGTGAAGACCTGGGCCTCACGAACGCCCGGCGCATCATCCGCCGCGCCAGGGAGTACGGCGGCTTCGTGTGCCTCGACATGGAAGACCACCCCCGCGTCGACCAGACCCTCATGCAGTTCCGCACCCTCGTCGGCGAGTTCGGCGGGCAGCACGTCGGCACCGTCCTCCAGAGCTACCTCTACCGCACCGAGAAGGACCGCGCCAGCCTGGACGACCTGAAACCCAACCTCCGCATCGTGAAGGGCGCGTACCTGGAACCCGAAACGGTCGCGTACCCGCAGAAAGCCGACGTGGACGCCGCCTACCGCCGCCTCGTGTACGCCCACATGAGCGCCGGGAACTACGTGAACGTCGCCACGCACGACGAGAGCATCATCCACGACGTGCAGATGTACGCCCTGGCGCACGGCATCAGCAAGGACGCCTTCGAATTCCAGATGCTGTACGGCATCCGCCGCGACCTGCAACGCAACCTCGCCGCCGCCGGGTACCGCGTCCGCGCGTACATCCCCTACGGCCGCGACTGGTACCCCTACTTCAGCCGCCGCATCGCCGAAACGCCCCGCAACGCCATGTTCGTCCTGCGCGGCATGCTCAAAGGCTGAACGAACGTGATGAACCCGCTGGGGTACATCAACCTCTTCTGGCTGCATGAGGTCCTGAATTCGGCCGTTCATGTCTCAGACGACTGGTACCGGCAGACCTATCCGGACAAGGTGGATTTTGAGATGGACAGCTACGTGCTGGCCCCGTACACCGGCAATGCGCACAGCCTCCAGGCGTTTCTGGCACATGGACTCAGACCCGTCTTCGACTCGCTGAACGACTTCCAGAAGGTTCTCGTCCTCGACTGCCTTGCGCTTCTGCTCGCCAGAGACGAGCCTTCGCTGTGGGAGAAAGTCAACTTCTTCGACACCGTCATGAGCAACCGGATCGTGCTGGCCGACGAGCCAGTGCCTCTCTTCAGAGCGTTCTTCGACGTCCTCAGCGCGGGAACGGAACCGGAACTCGCCACCTACCGGGACATTTCAGCTCCCGTATTCAACCCAGCCGACCCCATCTCGCGCTACCAATTCTGTTAAGGAGACCCACCATGATCAAAGTTCAGGAGTACCGCCCGCAGAGCTTCATCGATTTCACCAAAGAGGAAAACGTCACCGCGTATCAGGACGCCCTCAAGAAAGTCCGCGCCGAGCTGGTCGGGAAGCACTACCCGATGGTCATCAATGGCGAGCGGGTGGACACGGCGGAGAAGCTGACCAGCCTGAACCCCTGCGACACCTCGGAAGTGGTGGGAACGACGGCGAAGGCGACCATCGAGGATGCCGAGCGTGCCCTGCAGGGCGCGTGGGCGGCGTTCGAGAGCTGGAAGAAGTGGGACATGGACGCCCGCGCGCGGGTGCTGCTGAAGGCGGCCGCGATCCTGAAGCGCCGCCGCCTGGAGGCGTGCGCGCTGATGAGCATCGAGGTCGGGAAGAACTACGCCGAGGCTGACGTGGAGGTCGCGGAGGCGATCGATTTCCTGGAGTACTACGCGCGCAGCGCCATGAAGTACTCGGGCTTCGGGAGCAGCGAGACGACGTGGTTCGAGGGTGAGGAGAACGGCCTGATGAGCATTCCGCTGGGCGTGGGCGTGAGCATCAGCCCGTGGAACTTCCCGTGCGCGATCTTCATCGGGATGGCGGCCGCGCCGATCGTGGTGGGGAACTGCGTGATCGTGAAGCCCGCCGAGGACGCGGGATTGATCGCGGGGTTCATGGTGGACATCATGCTGGAGGCCGGGCTGCCCGCCGGGGTGCTGCAGTTCCTGCCCGGTGTGGGCAGGGAGATCGGGGAGTACCTGACGACGCACGCGAAGACGCGCTTCATCACGTTCACGGGGAGCCGCGCGGTGGGCCTGCACATCAACGAGGTGGCGGCGAAGGTGCAGCCCGGCCAGAAGTGGATCAAGCGCGTGATCATGGAGCTGGGCGGCAAGGACGGCATGATCGTGGACGAGACGGCCGATCTGGACGTGGCGGTGACGGCGGCGGTGCAGGGCGCGTTCGGGTTCAACGGGCAGAAGTGCAGCGCCATGAGCCGACTGATCGTGGTGGACAGCGTGTACGACGACGTGGTGAATGCCTTCGTGGAGCGCGCCGGGGCCCTGAAGGTCGGCACGGGCGAGGAGAACGCGAACGTCACGGCGGTCGTGAACCAGATGAGCTTCGACAAGATCAAAGGCTACCTGGAGATCGCGCCCGACGAGGGCAAGGTGCTGCTGGGCGGCGCGGCGACCGGCGAGGCGAACGGGAAGCAGGGGTACTACGTGCAGCCGACCATCGTGGGTGACGTGAAGCGCGAGTCGCGTCTGGCGCAGGAGGAGATCTTCGGGCCGGTCGTGTCGGTCATCCGCGCGCGGGACTGGCAGGACGCGCTGGATATCGCGAACAGCACCGAGTACGGCCTGACGGGCGGCGTGTGCAGCGCCAGCCGGGAGCGTCTGGAGCAGGCCCGCGCGGAGTTCGAGGTGGGGAACCTGTACTTCAACCGCAAGATCACCGGGGCGATCGTGGGCGTGCAGCCATTCGGCGGCTACAACATGAGCGGCACGGACAGCAAGGCGGGCGGCCCGGACTACCTGGCGAACTTCATGCAGCTGAAGACTGTGACTGAGCGCTGGTAAAGCGTCCGTCGTCCTTTCCGGAGAGGCAGCGCCGTCAGGCCGCTGCCTCTTCGCCTTGCAGGTGGGGCCTTTCCACTGCAGCCCAGCGCAGCACTTTCTGCTTGGCGTGATAGAGGCGCTGAGCATATTCAACTGCCAGCCATATGAAGATCCAATCCTCTCATGCGTAATCCGGGGAGGGGAACTGTCCGCCGGTCAGCAGACCGCACTTACCTGACCGGGCGGAGAATTGCAAGCGGAAATGCGCGAATTAACTGAACTCGGTCCAGAGCTGTCTAGCCGAGCGATCCGGGTAGACCCCGGGAGCGCATTAGTATCCGCGCCAAGCTCAATTGCAATAGCGCCTGCCGGTGAATTCCACCCCCCTGCCACACGCCCACGTGCGGCCGGAGTCGTCTTCACATCACACGGCCAGACCGCACGGAGGCACGCATGAAACTGACCCACCCCCTGCTGGCAACCACCCTCGCCCTGACCCTGGCCGCCTGCGGACAGCAGACCGCCACCGTCACCCCGGAGGCCACCAGCCCCGCCGCCATCGCACCCGCCGAGGCGGGCAGCTACCTCGTGGGCTT
The DNA window shown above is from Deinococcus depolymerans and carries:
- a CDS encoding cold-shock protein, producing MAVGKVKWFNAEKGFGFIQTEGSPDVFAHFSAIQSTGFKKLNEGDEVEFEVEEGQRGKGPQAKNIVVTKAAPVSEYGGGRRDDRW
- a CDS encoding MgtC/SapB family protein, with product MGVLSESLSLQLQLLFPLLVAALLGGLVGWEREGPRRGAGLRTHMLVGVSAALFVELAGQMIRLYLSVGGGVRFDLAGVLGAVVSGVSFLGAGTIFFAGPERGTRGLTTAASLLSTAGVGVACGLELFVLAGGATLLFLFILRPLHAVERRWLARVRDDGPGMPD
- a CDS encoding GntR family transcriptional regulator — encoded protein: MTSFERPTLVRDGVYEHLRRAVLDGDLAPGERLGEVELGAQLGVSRTPIREALMRLTQDGLLVAEANKGVRVRTLSATEARDTYVVREELDGLAAALAAQHHTPTDAAALRAALDDLHAAPGSDYRAQTRLDLAFHRAITHAAHNAALNDLNRDLEQRVALIKHQTRTYNAHPQTDAQHAALLDAILARDHDAARNAARTHVRTFAALVLNDLQPRSTP
- a CDS encoding proline dehydrogenase family protein; amino-acid sequence: MIDQLYRKAVLTVAGQKTIENAVRARGWGMAQRFVAGETPQTAIQAVHDLKKDGIMANLDLLGEFIESPAQCTQFADNVITMLDAAHADGITPYVSIKLSSVGQGKTVDGEDLGLTNARRIIRRAREYGGFVCLDMEDHPRVDQTLMQFRTLVGEFGGQHVGTVLQSYLYRTEKDRASLDDLKPNLRIVKGAYLEPETVAYPQKADVDAAYRRLVYAHMSAGNYVNVATHDESIIHDVQMYALAHGISKDAFEFQMLYGIRRDLQRNLAAAGYRVRAYIPYGRDWYPYFSRRIAETPRNAMFVLRGMLKG
- the pruA gene encoding L-glutamate gamma-semialdehyde dehydrogenase, yielding MIKVQEYRPQSFIDFTKEENVTAYQDALKKVRAELVGKHYPMVINGERVDTAEKLTSLNPCDTSEVVGTTAKATIEDAERALQGAWAAFESWKKWDMDARARVLLKAAAILKRRRLEACALMSIEVGKNYAEADVEVAEAIDFLEYYARSAMKYSGFGSSETTWFEGEENGLMSIPLGVGVSISPWNFPCAIFIGMAAAPIVVGNCVIVKPAEDAGLIAGFMVDIMLEAGLPAGVLQFLPGVGREIGEYLTTHAKTRFITFTGSRAVGLHINEVAAKVQPGQKWIKRVIMELGGKDGMIVDETADLDVAVTAAVQGAFGFNGQKCSAMSRLIVVDSVYDDVVNAFVERAGALKVGTGEENANVTAVVNQMSFDKIKGYLEIAPDEGKVLLGGAATGEANGKQGYYVQPTIVGDVKRESRLAQEEIFGPVVSVIRARDWQDALDIANSTEYGLTGGVCSASRERLEQARAEFEVGNLYFNRKITGAIVGVQPFGGYNMSGTDSKAGGPDYLANFMQLKTVTERW